TACTTCGCCGCAAGGATTATCCCAGCGGCCGATTCACCCTGGCCTTTGTCGGATACGGTGATGAAGCAGTTCATACCGTCATCGAACTGACGCACAACTGGGACACGGACAGTTACGATCTAGGCGATGGCTACGGACACATTGCTCTGGCGGTAGATGACGCCGCTACAACCTGTGCCGCTATTCGCAAGAAAGGTGGCAATGTCGTTCGCGAAGCGGGTACGATGAAACATGGCAGCACAGTAATTGCATTCGTTGAAGATCCGGATGGTTATAAAATTGAATTGATTGAAGGCAGGTGACTACAGGGCGATTCTGCTATTAGCTACCAAACCAAACTATCATGTAGGTGCGAATTCATTCGCACTGAGAGATACGTAAGATC
This sequence is a window from bacterium BMS3Abin11. Protein-coding genes within it:
- the gloA gene encoding lactoylglutathione lyase, translated to MLHTMLRVGDLDRSIAFYTEILGMELLRRKDYPSGRFTLAFVGYGDEAVHTVIELTHNWDTDSYDLGDGYGHIALAVDDAATTCAAIRKKGGNVVREAGTMKHGSTVIAFVEDPDGYKIELIEGR